The sequence CCACCGCCGGCCCCCTGCCCTCACGCCCGCAGCGAGGCTACCTCCAATCCACACGGCATGGCAGCCGAGGTCGGCAGGCGCGTCGACCCGTGTCGCGTTGCGGGCCTTCGCCGCGGACTGCTAGGCTGCGAAGCGTCCGTGCAAGACGCCCGTCCGCTCTGGGAGCAGGCCCGACAGCTCGGGCGCGCGGCGTTCATCGCCCGGCACGCCCGTTGGTTCCTGCTCAAGCACGCCAACACCGGCAGCGCCACCGAGGCCGCTCGGTTCGAGTACCACACCGTCGCGGTGCGCACCGACGAGCTCGAGGCCAGCGACCCCTACCCGGGCGAGTGGCGCGTGGTCGAGGTCGGCAAGCGCCCCGGCAATCCGTTCCCGGAGCGCATCAGCGTCGGGCGGGCCAACAACTGCGACGTCGTGCTGCGGTTCCCGTTCGTGTCGAAGCTGCACGCGCACTTCGTCGACGGCGACGGTGCGGCGCTCAAGCTCGCCGATCATCGGTCGGCCAACGGCACCACCGTCGCCGGCAAGCCCCTACCGGCCGGCGACGCCCTCGCGGTGCACAGCGGCGACTGGATCGCGTTCGGCCCGCTGCGCCTTCAGCTGCTCGACACCAGCGATCTGTACGACGCGCTGATGCGGGCCTACCCCGACGCGTGAGCGCACGCCCCGAAGCGGGGCCGCTGCGGGGTCCGGACCCGAGGTCGTCGTCGCGCGCTCGGGCGCGAACCGGCGGCGCCCCGGGCAGCCCGGCCCCTCGCGCCCGCCGCTGGCGAGGCCACGCGCGGCCGGGTGCGGCGCAGCCTCGGCATCGCCCCGGCGGGCCGACGAACTTTGGCGTACGCCCCCGATCGCGCTTGCGGGCCCTGCGGCCGCGGCTCTACGATGCGTCATCGTGCGCATCCGCTACGCAGCTCGCACCGACGTCGGTCGCAAGCGGACCCACAACGAGGACTACTTCGCGCTCATCGAAGAGGAGCGGCTGTTCCTCGTCGCCGACGGGATGGGTGGGCACGCCTCGGGTGATGTCGCGAGCAAGCTCTCGACCGAGGTCATCGGCGAGTTCTACCGCACCAGTCGTGACCCCGACGTCACGTGGCCGTATCGCTACGATCCGCAGCGGCCGTTCGCGGAGAACCGCATCCTCGCGTCGATCTGCCTCGCCAACGAGCGCATCCACGACGCCTCGATGCGCAACCGCCACCAGCGCGGCATGGGCACCACCATCGTCGCGTTCCACTTGAACGGCACCAAGGCCTACGTCGCCCACGTCGGCGACTCGCGCTGCTATCGCATCCGCAACGGCTCGATCCATGCGCTCACGCGGGATCACTCGCTGCTCGAGGACTGGAAGGACGCGCGTCCCGACCTGACCGAGCAGGAGATCCGCGACTTCCCCCACAAGAACGTCATCACGCGCGCGCTCGGCATGCGCGAGACCGTCGAGATCGATCTCAGCTGCGTGAAGGTGGAGCACGGCGACCGCTTCGTGCTGTGCTCCGACGGCCTGTCGGGCATGCTGACCGACGCCGAGATCCACGAGATCGTCGCCGGCGAGGCCGACCCGGAGGCGGCGGTCGCCGAGTTGATCGAGCGCTCGAACGAGGCCGGTGGCGACGACAACGTCACGGCGATGCTGATCGAGTGCAGCCTGAAGTGACGGGCCCCGACGGCGGCTCGCCGCCGCGGGTCAGAACGTGAAGACGCAGCGGGTCACCGGCTGCAGCACGTCGCGTGCGGCGTACAGGTAGTAGCTGCGCCCGGCCACCAGCGATGCCGGGGCGCCGTCCTCGGGCACGCGTCGGGTGGTGCCCGCGGGCGTGATGCCGTACTGCACCTCGGTGCTGCGCAGCGGCTGGCCGTCGCTGGGCACGTCGATGCGCCACAGCGTGCCGTCGGGAATGTCGAGGTTGGGCGGCACGGTGGGACTGCGCGCATCCGACTCGAGTACGTAGACGTATCTGGCGTCGCCGCCGGTCCAGGTCACGGTGCCATCGGCGGCAACGCCTTCGCCCGCCGTGCACGGGCCCGGCACGTACTCGAGCTGATCGACCAACGGGCCCCCGACCGGCGGGGCGTCGGCGAAGTCCGCGGGCGTGAGCCCGCGATGGGCGAGCTCGTCCACGAAGAACGCACGCAGGCGCGCGGGGTCGGTGGTCGGCAGGCCGGTGGTGTCGCGATGAAAGCCGTTGTTCTGCGCCGGCGGATAGGCGCCGAACGCCGTCGAATCGATGATGCCACCCGCGAACGCCAGGCCGGTCGGAGAGAACGAGTTCACCCAGTTGTCGGGCGCGTCGATGGTCCAGATCGACGCGCCCTGGGGGGCGACGTCGGAGTGGCAGCACACGCACGCGCTGGCCTCGATCTCGCGACGCACCCACGCGACCTCGTCGACGTAGGCGGGATCGTCGAGCCGCGGATCGACGGCGTCGAAGCCGGCGGCCGGTGGCGCGGGATAGTAGGGGCGCTGGGTCAGCACGGTGTCGCAGCTGCCGTAGTCGACGAAGCGTCGCCCCGGTTCGGTGGCGCCGGAGATCATCCACCACGTGCACACCTGCCCGCCCTCGGACAACCCAGGTGGCTCGCCGGCCAGCGGCTCGACGCACGAACGCGTCGGCTGCTCGAACACCGAGCCGGGCGGCGGCGGCTCACCGGAGTCGCCACCATCGTCGCAGATCGCCGCGGGCTCCCACGCGCCACCGCCGAAGACCTCGCAGCCGGTCTTCTGATCGGCACAGGTGCCGGGGTCGTCGCCGTAGACGACGATGCGCGTGACCTGATCGCCACCGGCATCGAGCACGCACTCGCCGAGGCTGCCGTCGCGGCTGCAGCCCGCCGCGAGGGTCGCGGTGCCGCCCAGCGTGTCGCATGCTCCGGTCACGTCGGCCTCGGTCCAGCCGGCGCCGATGTACTCGCGACACTCGGCGCCCTGCGTGAACGGACTGATGTACTCGCAGCGCCCGACCGCGGTGGGCGCGGGCGCGCCCGACTCGCCCGAGCTGTCACCGACGCCCGCGGAGGTCGAGGCCTCGCCACCGGTGCCGCCGGTCCCATCGGGCGCCTGCGCCCCATCCGTGCTGCACGCGAGCGCGGGGAGGATCATCAGCAGCAACGTGGAGGTCCGTGCACGGGGGCTCACGCCCGTGCGTTTAGCGGCAAACCCGGGGCTGTCAACCGCGGCGCCGACCCACGTCAGCCCCACACCAGCGCGCGACGTAGCCGCTCGCCGGCGAGCGCACGCGTCGGCGACAGCACCACGCGGGCCTCGCCGCCCTCGTCGAGCACGCGCCGCAGCTCGGCGCTCAAGACCCGCAGGCGATCGAAGCTCGCGAGATCGAAGCTGCGTGCACGCGCCCGCCGACTGCGTCGCCAGCCCGGCGGCGACGCCTGCGGCGGCGCGTCGCGAGCGTCGAAGCGCGCGACCACGCAGGCACGCTCGAGCACCAACACCCGCGCGACACCGTGGTCGACGAACTCGACCAGCGACTCCGACAGCGCCGAGAGCCACGCGGCACGGCGCAGCTCGTGGGCCAGCGCGAGCACGTGCCCGTGCAGGTGCTCGGTGATGCGCTCCGGGGTCCACTCGAACTCGGGCTCGGGCTCGGGCTCCCCGTCCCCGTCCGGGTCGACCTCGTCGTCGACGCGTGTGCGCGCAGCGGCGGCCTCGCGCGCCGCCAGCCGACCCTCGCGCGCCACCGCCCGTCGATCGAGTCGCACGCCGAGGCGCTCGCGCAGGCGGTCCCGCGCGGCAAGCAGTGCCGCGGCCTCGGGCCCCGGCAGGTGGTGATCGTGCCATCCCCCCAGCGCGCGACGCAGGGCCGCGACCGCGTCCTCGTCGTCGTCGCTCGCGAGGCCCTCGGCGAGTGCGACCACGCGGCGCGCAGCCCACGGTGAGCCCAACGGACCGATCGGCCGCATGCGCGTGACCGCGGGCGACTGCCGCGACAGCCCGCGACAAGCGAACCACACCGCACGATCACCGGCCTTGAGCGCGACGTTGAACGGCGGATCACAGCGCTTGATCTCGTCGGCCTCGAGCAGCGCAGCCTCGAGCGTCGACGCGACCGCGGTGACCTCGAGATCGCGGGCCTGACTCAGCAGCTCCAGTGTGCGACCGGCGGCGTGCTGCTGCTTCTGGAAGTAGGTGTTGACGCGGCGCCGCAACGATCGCGCCTTGCCGACGTAGAGCACCGCACCACCGGCCCGCAGCATGCGATAGACGCCGGGGCCGTCGGGCAGTCCCAGGCGGCGCTCGCGGGGCATCGGGTAGCTGCGCTTGGCTGCCCGCGGCGCCGGCTGCTGCAGCCACGCTCGCAGCTGCGCGAGGGTCAGCACGCCGACCGCCGCGAGCGCGTCGACGAGGTCGCGCCACACCAGCACCGTCGCGGCCACGTGCGCACCGGCGCGACGGGGCTCGTCGGTGTCGTGGCCGAAGTAACCCGCGAGTGCACGCAGGCCCACGCGCGGCAGCCCCGGCAGCAGCCGCCGCGCGATCTCCTTGGTGCACAGCAGCTCGAAAGGGAACGGCCGTCCGGGCGCCACGCGCTCGTGCAGCGGCACCAGGAACGACCGCTCGAAGCGGGCGAAGTGGGCCACTGCCGGCAACACCGCGTCGTCGGCCGCGTCGACGTGCGTCTGCGCCAGCAGGCGCTGCCACAGCGACGCATCCGAGGGCGCACCCGCCAGGTCCGCGGCCGCAATGCCCGTGAGGCCGACGATGACTGCCGGGATGCTCGCGCCCTCGGGCAGTGCGACCACGCTGGCGCTCGTGCACGACGGCGGCGCGAGCTCGGCGGCGCTCGTGATCGTCCACGCCAGCTCGAGCAGGTGACCGTGGGCCGGTGACGCGCCGGTGCTCTGCGCGTCGAGCACGACCACGCGTTGATCTCGCAGCGACGTCGACACTCGAAAGGGGCCGTCGACGGTGGTTGTACCACCGTCCGCGTCACCGGCTCGCCCTCGGCGCTTGGCTCACGGCACGACGCAGTAGCTGGGGTAGTAGCTGGGCAAGCCGTTGTCGAGCGGCGAGTCACCGTCGAGCCAGAAAGGATGGTTGCGGACGAAGTGGATCGCGGTCTTCAGCGGATCGCCATCGCCCGCCGGCGGCACGCCGTGGCCGCCGGTGTGCTCGCAGCGCAGGATGAAGTGTCCGCTGCCGGTGTAGTCGGCCAGGAGGTTGAGCGAGGCGGCGTTGAAGTCGATGCCGAGCATGTCGCTCGGGCCCCCCCACATCACCAGCGTCGCGAACGGGCGCGGCGAGTTCCACGGCCACCACGGCCCGACGATCTCCGAGGGGTGACCGCCCGAGATCGTCAGGTCGCTGGCGAGGTACTGCCCGCGCACGGTGCCGAGGTACGAGGTCCACAGGCCGCCCGCGGAGACGCCGAGCGACGACACGCACTGCTGGTTGATCGCGTACTGCTGCGAGATGCAGGCGTAGAGGTCGTCGAACATCGCGAGGTCGACCCCCGACTGCCCGATGTCGAGGGGCGTGTCCGGCCACTTGGCCTGGAACATCCCCGAGTCCTGCGGGATCACGATGATCGCCCGTGACTCGTCGGCAAGTGCCTGGGCGTCGACCTCGTTCACGAAGTCCATCGCGTTGCCGCTGATGTGATACCAGGCGAACAGCAGCGGATACGTGCCGGTGTCGTCGACCGCGCTCGGCACGATGAGTGCGAACTCGCGGCTCAACCCGCCGGCCATGAAGCCGGTGTTGTAGCCGGGCTGCAGCATCGGACACGCGCCGCCGGAGTAGGCAGGTGGTGCCGGCGGCACCGGTGCGCCGCCGGGAACCGGCTCGCCGCACAGCCCCGCGTCGAACGGCACCTCGCCGCCGCTGGTGCCGTCGTCGCTGCCCCCGTCGCTGCTGCCGTCGTCGGCGGTGGTGGTGGTACTCGAGGGCATCGTCGTGGGACCGTCGCCGCCGCTGCCGTCGCTGCCGTCGGCGTCGCCCAGCGTCCCTTCGCCGACGGTGCCCGACGGCGAGCTCGCGCTCGCGCCGGTGAACGAGCCCCCCTCGGCGCCCTCGTCGTCGTCGCCGGCGCAGGCCGACGAGAGCGAGACGACCGCGAGGGCGACGACGAGGCTGGAGGCGCGCGTGGACATTGCCCCATGGGTGAGCAGGTCCCGTGCCGAGAGGTTCCCGCGTGCGCGCGGGCGCTGCGGCGCCGCGCCGGTGCGATGCGACCGTGCAAGTTGCCCAACCGGCCCGCGAACTGCCCCCCGCGTTCGAGGCGTGCCGTCGCCGTTGCCGTGATCACCTCTTCGCGCGCACGATCGCGCGCGCCTGCGGTATCGTGGCCCCGGCTGGAATCCACGGTGGCCGACGACGACGCAACCCTGCTCGAGGCCTGGCGCGGCGGCGATGCGTCGGCTGGCAGCGCGTTGTTCGAGCGACACTTCGTGTCGGTGTTCCGCTTCTTCGCGGCCAAGCTCGGCGACGTCGCGGCGCAGGACCTCAGCCAGCGCACCTTCGTGGCGGTGATCCAGAGCCGCGACAGCCTTCGCGAGGGCTCCAAGTTCCGCGCATACCTGCTCGCGGTCGCGCGCAACCAGCTGCTCATGCACCTGCGCACCCGTGGCCGTCGGGGGGTCGACGCGGCGCTCGAAGAGAGCTGCATCGACGAGCTGCTGCCCTCGCCCGACTCCGCGCTCGCCGGTAGCGAGCAGGAGCGACTCATCGTTCGGGGGCTGCGACGCATGCCGCTCGACCAGCAGATCCTGCTCGAGCTCCACTACTGGGAGGAGCTCTCGACCGAGGAGCTCGGCGAGATCCTCGGTGTGCCGCGGGGCACCGTGAAGAGCCGGCTGTTCCGCGCGCGCGACGAGCTGCGCTCGCAGCTCGCGTCGTTGGTGCGCGATCCGGAGCTGCGCGAGAGCAGCATCCGCGACCTCGAGCAGTGGGTCGCCCGCATCCGTGCCGCGCGTCCGGCCGGCTGACCGCCGCAGCCGTCGTTTCGGCGGCGGTGTTCAGCCCGCGGACGGCACCCGCATGTAGACGTCTTCGCCGGCGATGAGCAGGCGCAGGACCTCGATCTCCTGCGGGATGGTGGCGGGCCCGCCGTGGGCGGCGAAGGCCTGCTCGCCGCGATCGACCCACCGCGTCGCCGCCGCGAGGTCGCCGAGGGTGCCGTTGATCGAGGCCGCCGTGAGACACCAGCGCGCAATCGAGTCGAGCCTACGGCCGCGACGCTGCGCCTCGTCGATGACGTGGGTGAGCCGGACGAGCGAGGCCGCGTGGCGGCCGTTGAGGCCGTCGATGCGGGCGAGCAGCTCCTCGAGCAACAACGCGGCGTCGCCCTCGTCGCCGAGCAGCGCGCTGATCTCGTCGCGGCTGCGCTGCACCACCGCGTCGGCCTCGGCGAAGCGGTCGGCCTGGATCAGCACCTCGAGCTGCATCATCACGGCCGCGGTCCGATCGCGATGGTCGGGCGGCAGGATGCGACTGCGGATCTCACCGGCGCGGGCGATCGATCGCAGCGCGTCGTCGTAGCGGCCGCGGGCGAGCGCCAGCTCGGCGCGGGCACTCTCGATGTTGGCAATCTCGCGCTCTTGGGGGCGCTCGAGCGCGGTCTGGATGGTCAGCGCACGCGTCAGCAGGGCCTCGGCGTCGTCGTGGCGGCCGCGCGTGCGCGCGATGAAGGCGAGGTTCAACAGCGTCCGCGCGACCTCGGGATGATCGGGCCCCAGGGTGTTCTCGCGCCACGCGAGCACGTGGCTCAGCCGCGGCTCGGCGCCGTCGACATCACCCTGGACCATCTGCAGCAGCGCCGCGTTCTCCGTCATCGCGATGACCGCGGCCTCGTCGTCGCCCACGCGCTCGAGCTCGACGATGGCGCGCTCGAGCTCGGCGAGCCCGCCGGCGGGGTCGCCCGCGGTGCCACGAATGGCGCCCGCGACGGCATCGATCTCGGCGGCGAACGCCGGCAGCTCGCCGACGCGATCGAGCTGGGCCCGCGCGTGACGCACCCACCCGAGGCCAGCCTCGGCGCGCAGCGACACGACCCCTTCGAGGTGGGCCAGCGCGCTGGCGGCCCGCATGGCGTCGAACGGCACGTCGTCGCGCACCGCCTCGTCCCACACCACGCGCTCGACCGCGAGCGCCTCCTCGTAGCGCTCGAGCTCGATGAGCTGCTGGCCGCGCCAGATGCCGACCTCGCCGCGGTACGGTCGCCCCGCGGTCGACGAGAGATCGATGCGCGCGAGCGCCCCGAGGGCGGCCTCGGCCTCGCCGCGAGCGGCCGCATCGACGGCCTCGCGCAGCGCAGCGTCGGCGGCCGCGATCTCGGCCTCCAGCTCCGCGGGACCCTGCGCGGTCGCTCCGACGATCGAGGCTGGATCCGTGCGGCACCCCTGCGGATCGGGCAGCTGCGCCAGCATCGAGATCAACCGCACCAGCGCCTCGCGCCCGCGCGCGTCGCCCGGCGCGGTGGTGGCCGCCGTCAGCTGCGTCAACGTCTCGATGCACGCCAGCGCCTCGGGATCGACCGGGTCGGCGTGACAGACCTGTTGACGCGCCTCGTGCTGCGCGCGATGGACCCGGTTCCAGGCATCGACCGCGTTGCGCTCGAGGTGCCGCGCGAAGTGGCTGCTGTCACCGGTCTCGATCCCGACCATGCGCAGCGTGCCCTCGTCGCCGCGCAGGCGTTCGGGCTCGCAGCCCGGCAGCACGCGCGGCCGGGCCAGCACCGCGCCGCCGATGGCGACCACGCCGGCCGCCGCGACCATGGCCCACGCTGGCACGCGACGCCTGGTGGTCATCGCGCGCAGCAGCTCGCCGACGCTGGCGTGACGGCGAGACGGCGAGGGCTCGAGCGCGCGGGCGAGCGCACGGTACTGGGTCGTGCCCAGCGCGGCGCTGCCGAGCCCGCTGCGGGGGCGCGCGGGCGGCCCCTCGAGCTTCGCGAGCAGCAGCGCATCGGCGTCGCGGCCCCGATGTGGCGGACGCCGCACGAGCGCCTCGAACCACGTCGCCGCGAGCGCGTACTGATCGGCGCGCGCGTCGACGTGGGCGCCGTCGAACTGCTCCGGTGGCATGTACAGCGGCGTGCCACCGAACGGCCCCGCCGCGGTCGAGCCGGGCTCGGTCTGCTCGGGGTCCTCGACGAACTCGACGCTGGCACTGCGCGCGCGCAGTCGCAGGGCGTGCTGTGCATGGGCGAGGCCGAAGTCACCGAGCTTGGCCACGCCACCCTCGGTGACGAGGATGTTGCCGGGCTTGACGTCGCAGTGCACGAGCCCGGCGTCGTGCACGGCCTGCAGCCCCGAAGCGACCGCGGCGAACACCGCGGTGATCTCCGCGGGCGTGCGCCAGCGATGGCCGAGCCACTGCGACAAGGTCTGCCCGTCGACGAACTCGAGCACCACGAAGAGCACCGGACCATCGTCGTCGATGCCGAACGCCGACGCGGCGTGCAGTCCCACGTCGAACACCGCGACCACGCCGGGATGCGAGATGCGTCCCAGCATCTTCGCCTCGCGCTTGAGCCAGGCCTCGGCCTGCTCGATGTCCCCGGCGTGCTCGACGTGATGGATCTTGATCGCGACGTCGCGACCCAGTCGTTCGTCGTGCGCGCGCCACACCGCACCCTGGGCACCGGCCCCGACCCGCTCGCCGAGGCGATAGCGACCCGCGAGCAAGGGCGTGGCGCCGACGCCGAAGAGCGCCTGCGCGACGGCGCGCTGGGCCAGCTTGGCGGCGGCGCTGAAGCCCGCAGCGGCCCGTCCGACCTGCTGGCCGACGCTGACCTGCGTGGGAATGTCGTCGTTCATGGCGGAGCCCCCGCGGCCGGGCGACGAGGCGGCGGTCGACACCAAGGTGCCACCGCGCGGCGGCGGTTCGCCCGGCGCGCGCCGGGCCTGTGCGAGCGCGGTGGGGCGCTCTCGCCCGATGCCGTGGGCGAGCGGCG is a genomic window of Deltaproteobacteria bacterium containing:
- a CDS encoding FHA domain-containing protein translates to MQDARPLWEQARQLGRAAFIARHARWFLLKHANTGSATEAARFEYHTVAVRTDELEASDPYPGEWRVVEVGKRPGNPFPERISVGRANNCDVVLRFPFVSKLHAHFVDGDGAALKLADHRSANGTTVAGKPLPAGDALAVHSGDWIAFGPLRLQLLDTSDLYDALMRAYPDA
- a CDS encoding Stp1/IreP family PP2C-type Ser/Thr phosphatase, translated to MRIRYAARTDVGRKRTHNEDYFALIEEERLFLVADGMGGHASGDVASKLSTEVIGEFYRTSRDPDVTWPYRYDPQRPFAENRILASICLANERIHDASMRNRHQRGMGTTIVAFHLNGTKAYVAHVGDSRCYRIRNGSIHALTRDHSLLEDWKDARPDLTEQEIRDFPHKNVITRALGMRETVEIDLSCVKVEHGDRFVLCSDGLSGMLTDAEIHEIVAGEADPEAAVAELIERSNEAGGDDNVTAMLIECSLK
- a CDS encoding GIY-YIG nuclease family protein; protein product: MVVLDAQSTGASPAHGHLLELAWTITSAAELAPPSCTSASVVALPEGASIPAVIVGLTGIAAADLAGAPSDASLWQRLLAQTHVDAADDAVLPAVAHFARFERSFLVPLHERVAPGRPFPFELLCTKEIARRLLPGLPRVGLRALAGYFGHDTDEPRRAGAHVAATVLVWRDLVDALAAVGVLTLAQLRAWLQQPAPRAAKRSYPMPRERRLGLPDGPGVYRMLRAGGAVLYVGKARSLRRRVNTYFQKQQHAAGRTLELLSQARDLEVTAVASTLEAALLEADEIKRCDPPFNVALKAGDRAVWFACRGLSRQSPAVTRMRPIGPLGSPWAARRVVALAEGLASDDDEDAVAALRRALGGWHDHHLPGPEAAALLAARDRLRERLGVRLDRRAVAREGRLAAREAAAARTRVDDEVDPDGDGEPEPEPEFEWTPERITEHLHGHVLALAHELRRAAWLSALSESLVEFVDHGVARVLVLERACVVARFDARDAPPQASPPGWRRSRRARARSFDLASFDRLRVLSAELRRVLDEGGEARVVLSPTRALAGERLRRALVWG
- a CDS encoding sigma-70 family RNA polymerase sigma factor, whose translation is MADDDATLLEAWRGGDASAGSALFERHFVSVFRFFAAKLGDVAAQDLSQRTFVAVIQSRDSLREGSKFRAYLLAVARNQLLMHLRTRGRRGVDAALEESCIDELLPSPDSALAGSEQERLIVRGLRRMPLDQQILLELHYWEELSTEELGEILGVPRGTVKSRLFRARDELRSQLASLVRDPELRESSIRDLEQWVARIRAARPAG
- a CDS encoding serine/threonine protein kinase, which translates into the protein MNDDIPTQVSVGQQVGRAAAGFSAAAKLAQRAVAQALFGVGATPLLAGRYRLGERVGAGAQGAVWRAHDERLGRDVAIKIHHVEHAGDIEQAEAWLKREAKMLGRISHPGVVAVFDVGLHAASAFGIDDDGPVLFVVLEFVDGQTLSQWLGHRWRTPAEITAVFAAVASGLQAVHDAGLVHCDVKPGNILVTEGGVAKLGDFGLAHAQHALRLRARSASVEFVEDPEQTEPGSTAAGPFGGTPLYMPPEQFDGAHVDARADQYALAATWFEALVRRPPHRGRDADALLLAKLEGPPARPRSGLGSAALGTTQYRALARALEPSPSRRHASVGELLRAMTTRRRVPAWAMVAAAGVVAIGGAVLARPRVLPGCEPERLRGDEGTLRMVGIETGDSSHFARHLERNAVDAWNRVHRAQHEARQQVCHADPVDPEALACIETLTQLTAATTAPGDARGREALVRLISMLAQLPDPQGCRTDPASIVGATAQGPAELEAEIAAADAALREAVDAAARGEAEAALGALARIDLSSTAGRPYRGEVGIWRGQQLIELERYEEALAVERVVWDEAVRDDVPFDAMRAASALAHLEGVVSLRAEAGLGWVRHARAQLDRVGELPAFAAEIDAVAGAIRGTAGDPAGGLAELERAIVELERVGDDEAAVIAMTENAALLQMVQGDVDGAEPRLSHVLAWRENTLGPDHPEVARTLLNLAFIARTRGRHDDAEALLTRALTIQTALERPQEREIANIESARAELALARGRYDDALRSIARAGEIRSRILPPDHRDRTAAVMMQLEVLIQADRFAEADAVVQRSRDEISALLGDEGDAALLLEELLARIDGLNGRHAASLVRLTHVIDEAQRRGRRLDSIARWCLTAASINGTLGDLAAATRWVDRGEQAFAAHGGPATIPQEIEVLRLLIAGEDVYMRVPSAG